CAATTCTATGCCCGCGAGTTGGCCGGCTGGGTGGTCCGCGAGCATTGTCCCACCGGCGACAAGGTGACGCGGGCCCATCCGTTCGCGGCGATGGCCGAACAGGGGCTGGTGTACCTCCTGCGGGGGCATTGGAACCGCGATTGGCTGGATGAGATTTCGCTGTTTCCGATGGCCAAACACGATGACATCGTGGATGCCAGCACCGGAGCATTCCGCGAGTTGGTCGATCGACCGGCGTTCCGACTGATCTGATGCGGTTTGGCATGTTCCCCGCTCATCAGCGATCTTGCCCACATGGGGAAACGCAGCGCGATCATCCGAGTTTGGGACGCACTTCGCTTTGGCGCAAAAGCGGCGGCAGATGCGTTCCGTAGCGGGAAATCACCTGGCGAACGGCAGATGGCCGGCATGCTTGGCGGGTTTCGCTACGGCACCACGCTTGGCGGCTGGACCGGCAACCCGCTCGAACAGATTCGGCACTACAACCACTGGGTTTATCGGGCGATCGATTGCATTGGCCGCATGGTGGCCACGCATCCGCCATCGGTGGCCCGCATCTCCAATCGAGCCGATGCCCCCAAGGGAATGGGCACCAAGCGCATCAACGCAGCAAATAGCAAGCGGGTACCGATCCACGCTCGGAAAAAAGCACTCACGACGCTGATGCCGCATGAGGAGCTGGAATACCTCGACAGCAATCACCCACTGGTGCGGTTGCTGCGCGATCCCAACGAACCCGACACCGGCGGTGATCTCTGGCGGGAACTGATTATGTTCCTGGAACTCACCGGCCTGGGCTATCTGTGGCCCGTCGAAAACGGCGCGGGGCAGGTCTGCGAATTGTGGGTGATGCCATCGCACTGGGTGTTTCCGGTGAGTCTCGGCAAGGATCGGCTGATCGACTATTACGAGATCCGGCCATTCGACGCCGCTTCTGGTGGCCGGGCTGCTTCGCCGGCGATTTTCGATGCCGATGATCTGATTGCGTTCCGCTACAAGTCGCCGCTCTCAAAGACCGGCGGCCATGCTCCGATGCAAGCGGGTGCGGAAATCATCGACGTATACGAATCGATCCAAGCGAGTCGATTTTTCGCCTGCAAACACGGGGCAAACGTCGGCAGCGTGATCCAAATTCCGACGGACATCAACCCGACCGATCAGGATATTCGCCGCATCGAGGAACAGTGGTTTCAGCGATTTGCGGGTGAGACGGGCTTCGATCGGCCGATGATCTTGCCGCCCGGCGCGACCCTGAGCCGGCCGCCGGGCGATCACGAATTGGCCTACATCCAGTCGGCCGATCAGATGCGGGACTATGTCCTTGGCATCTGGGGCATCACCAAATCCATCGCGGGATTCGTTGAGGATGTCAACCGTGCCGCATTCATCGCGGCGATGTCCCAATTCTGTTCGCATGTGATTAACCCGCGAACGCACTACATCGGCGATGTCCTGAGCGAAAAGTTATGTCCGCGATTTGACAGCGATTTGCGCGCTTGGTGGGACGATTTGACCCCGAGCGATCCGGATACCGAGCGATCGGATACCGAAATGCTGCTCCGCAACGGCTGCATGACGCCGAATGAGGCCCGTTCGCGCTACGGGCTGGAGCCTTACGAGCATGGTGGCGATGATCCGCTGGTTGCGATGGGACTGGCACCGCTGCCGCTGAACACTGGGGAAATCCCCGACGAAACACTCCTGCGCCAGCCTGACCCGCACGCCACATCGGAGACCGACGTAGCCACGGACGCCGACTCCGATGGAGATGGGCTGGCGCAGGATGCCGACCTCAACGCCGATGTTGCTGCCGCCCTTCGGCACTGGCGTTGTTCACCCAAGGGCCATGGAGCCGAGACATGAGCAATCCCCAAATCACTTCCAGTCGCACCGGTGAACAACCAAGTCGCGAGCTGATGGATTCGCTGATCAAACAGATGGAATTGGAAATTGACCGTGCGTTTCGTGGTGGGAAAAAGGTCGATTTTCACGTGGTACGGCCGGCGAAACCGGCGACGAACCAAGGCGGCTTTGCGGTGAGTCTGCCTGGTTCCGAAACGACTCTGTTCATTTTCCAGATCGGTGACGCCAAGATTGATCTGGGTGAAATGATCCGGAATATCGCAGCGGGGGCGGTCGCGCAATAAGCCATGCCCATTGATCCCCGCCACGGCCGACGCATTCCCAGCGGCGCGGGGATCTCCCGACTGCTCCGGGCCGTATTCGCACGCCAATTGCGCGAAGTGCGTGCGGCCATTGCTGCCGGCAACCCCACGCCCAATCTCGCACGGTGGAATTCCGTCCTGGTCGATCACATCCAGCCGATGCTGACTCTGCATTGGCACCAGGGTGGCCACGATGCGATTCGCCGCATCCGGCAGGCCGTTCGCATCCGCGAGCGGTCTGTTTCCGGAATGCGGCTCAAGTCCGATCCATCGCTGTTGGCCAGTCTCCCACTCGATTTTGACGTATTCCGGCCACAGGTGTTGCTTGCCATCCAGCAAGCGGCCCTGCAATTCGCAGCCAGCACCAACGCCACCTCCACCCGGCAAATCGATACGGCACGCCAAAAACTCCGCGAGGAGTTGGCGGCCGGACTGGAACAAGGCGAGGCGATTGCCCGCTTGTCGCAGCGCGTGCAGAGCATTTTCGTCGATCCGGTGCGAGCCACCTCCATTGCCATGACCGAGGCGAGCCGGGCCATGCACGCAGGCCAAATCATGGCCGCCAAAGAAACCGGCATCGTCAGCGGCAAGCGATGGCTGGCATCGTCGGATTCCTGCCCGCGCTGCCAAGCCCTCGACAACCAGGTGGTGGGATTGGATGAGCCGTTCCATGTCGATTCACGCGGTGGCCCGTATGCGGTCATCGATCACGCGCCGCTGCATCCGCACTGCATGTGCACCGTCATCGAAGTCTTGTCATAAAGGGGAACCATCATGCCCGACATGCCCGAATCGCCAAAATTGCTGCTGCCCCCGCAATCGCTGATCTCCGGAGTGGTCAAGGATGCGGTGGTGAGTCTCGACATCGGCAAGATGTCCGCCCAAGCGGTCATCTCCAGCCGGGCCGTCGATCGGGAATTCGAGATCGTCGAGCCGGAAGCCTTCAGCTTGATCAATTATCGAAAAAATCCGGTGGTGTTTTTCAACCACCAGCAACTCCCGTTTCCGGTCGGCACCAGCGAATCGCCCGAGAAATCGCTCTCGGTGATGGTGGAGGCCGATCGCGTGTTGGCCACCTGCTATTTCTCGCAGGTGCTCCCCGAGGCGGAACTCATCTATCGACTGGTCGAGGAAAAGACGATTCGGGCCACCTCGATCGGCTTTATGTCGCTGGAATCGGTGCGTCTCTCGGATGAAGAGTCGCAGAAACTCGGGGCGAAATGGCCCATCTATGTCCACAAAAAGATTGATCTCACCGAATGGTCATGGGTGGGCGTTGGCTGCAATCAGGAGGCGATTTCCCGACATCTCGCCAATGGCCGAATCGGATCGAAGCAACTCACTCCCGCGCTGATTAAGACGCTGGAACCGTATCGCCTGGAGTCGCCGGCAATGGTGGTGGTCCCTGCCGATGTTGGCAAGTTCCCCAGGCGGAAATCACAATCCATTCAATCGCAATCCGTCTCCAATCCACCGCAACCCGCGAGCGACATCGCCATGCCCCAAAAACCCAAGACTCCAACGACGACCAAAAGCGCGGATGCGGTGCCGCCCGGCGCAACCGCGATGCAAACGCTTTATGCGCTGACCCGGTCTTGTCTCGCCAAGGTGGATGAACTCATGCCGCTGAATGAACGGCAAGAGATCATCGAGGAGTTGCGATCGTTCCGAAAGCTGAACCGCGAGTACGCCAACGGGCTGATTGAGCGATCGGCGAACCTGTACCCGGACATCGAATTCGAGATGGAACTCATCCCGGATGATGATGACAAGGACGACGATAGCGACTCCGACGATGACGATGCGGACAAATCGGACGACGCCGACGATGGCGACAAGAGCGGCGATTCGGATGACGATGCCGACGACAAGAGCGATGACTCGGACGACGATGCGAAGTCCGACGATTCCGACGATGACGAAAAGGCAATCCAATTGCTTGATGCCATCACTGCCAAAATTCTCGGCTCGGCGGCAAAGCTGAGCTAACCAGCGGTTTTTCCCTCAAAGACTGGAGACGACATGCCAAAGCCGAAGAAGAAATCCAGCGGGAAAAAGCCGCTGCTCGACGCGCTCAACCGGCTCAACGATGCGGTGACCCAAGCCACCGCCAACACCGCCGCAGGTGAACCGGCCCCGACTGCACCGGCAAATCCTGCCGCCGCGAAATCGACGCCGCAATACGCTCCGGGGCAGAATCCCGGCCAATTGTTCGGCATCGTCAAGGGTGCGCTGCCGAAGGATTCTGCCCCGTATTCCTACGCGAACATCTATCGTGCGATCGCCGAAAAGGACTGGTCGCACGCCAAGGGTGAGCGACTGGTGCATGAGGACCTGGTTGCGGCGGGCTTCGCGCTGCCGCAAAACGGCGGCATCCTGGTTCCGCTCGATCCGTATGCGATCGAGCAGACGAGCCCCGGCCTGAAGGGGTTGGTTGCCAAGATGGCACTCGGAGCGGCTGCATACGAGGCCGCCGCCAAGAAGGGGGCGAAAGCCCTGTCTGCGTTCGGCGATGACACGACCGGCGGCGCGTTGGTCATGCCGCAGATGGCCAACAGCATCATCGAGCTGATGCGTCCGCAGGTGGTGGTGGAGCGAGCGGGTGCCCAGACGATCACGCTGCCGCCCAGCGGCCAACTGGTCATGGCCCGCCAAACCACCGATCCGTCATTCACTTGGATCGGCGGCGAGAACAAGACCATCGCGGATTCCGAGCCGAACCTCGGCAATCTGATCCTGTCCGCCAAGCGGGCCGCCGGCCTGGTGGTGATGAGCAACGACTCGCTGCGATACACCAACCCGAGCATCGAGGTGATTGTTCGCAACTCGCTCGCGGCACGGGGTGCAATCTTCGAGGACAAGGCGTTTCTCGAAGGGGCCGGTTCATCCTTCGAGCCGCGCGGCATCATCAATCACACCGGAATCACGCCGCACACCGCCAACACGGTCGGCGCAAACGGGAACACGTTCTCGTTTGAGGATCCGGCGGTGATGATCTCGAAAGTGTTCGCGGCCAACGATCCCACTGGCCCGACTGCGTTCATTATGCGACCCGAATTGTTCGCCGCGCTGAGCAATCGCCGGGCCGACTCGGTGACCGCCGGCGATGGCAAGGGTGCATCGCTGTTCTGGTTGACGATGGGCGATCTCGCCAAGGGCTTGCCCGATCGGCTCCGCAACGTCCCGGTGCTGCAAAGCACGCAGATCAGCAATACCCGCGTGAAGGGGACAGGCACCACCCTGACGTATACCCTGCTCGGGAATTTCCGGCACGCGCTGATTGCTCGGTATGGGGTCATGGAAATGGCCATGGACCAATCCGGCAATTACTTCGCCAATGATCAAACCGCGATCCGCTGCATCATGCGGGTCGATTTTGCCCTGACCCAAGAAAAACCGTTCGTATTTTGCGATCAACTGCTGATCGGATAAGCCGCATCAACCGTTCCGGGGACTGCCCGAGAGTCCCTGGAACCCACGGGGGACCCCATGAATTTCCAACAGGATCTGAAGAACGGTTCGCTGATCGGCATGGCCATGTCGCTGGTTGCCCGCACGACGAACGCGGCCGGATCGTCGGTCGATCTGCAAGGTGGTGAGTTGCAGCATTCGGCGGTGTTGGTGGCCGGTGCGGTCACCGATGGTACGCACACCGTCAAACTGCAAGAGTCCACCGATGGGACCAACAACTGGGCCGACATCGAGGGAGCCAGCTTCAGCGGCTTCACCAGCGGTGCCGCTCAGCGAGTCGTGCAAACCATCAATTTCAAGCGTGGAACGCGATTCGTCCGTGCGACGGCCACGGTCGCAAGTGCCACCAGCGGCGGCGTCTACGGCGTTCTGCTGATCGCCCAGAAGAAAACCACCGGCGGCGATCCGCAACTGACGTAAGCCGCAACCGAAATGGGGGAACGACAGCTCCCAGAAGCCGACTCCGAACAAGTAGGCAAGCCAGCGCGGGAGCGTCTGGCACGGTCGTGACAGCCGGAGAGACGGCGACATCTGCCCCTGTGGCGAAAAGCAAACGCGACCATCCCAAAAATGGTTGTCCATAGGACATGTCGGTTCGAGACCGGCCAGGGGCACAAAATTCACGAAAAGGAACACGGAATGAGCGAAGTGCACGAACCGAAACCCCTCGAAGTTTTGCCGAATAAGGGCAACCTCAAGGTTGGCACGTATCCCGGATTACTCTCGGGAAGCACCATCAAATCCATGTATGAGGGATTTGAGTACATCCTGCAATTGGAGAAAATCGCCGTCAAAGGCATCAATATCCTCTGCCGGATTGAAGTCACCCAAGAAGAAATCGCAGTCTATTTGTCGTAACTCGCCACACGCGGACGGGCAGGCACCGGTGCAAGTCGCAAACAATGCCAACGGCGCGACCCAAGTGCATCCCGTTCGATTAGGGGCGTGTGACATGGCGGATGTTTAGCTCAGTCTGGTAGAGCGGCGGGCATCATTTGCCTGCGTCTTTGCGGCCTACTCTGTGACGACCTTGTAGGTGCGGCAATAACGCGATGCGACGGCTTCGCGTGCGAAGGTTCAAATCCTTCAACATCCAATCCACACGACGCAAACGGCTTGCCGACGCGACACCTAGAACCGGATCGCGGCGTAATCAGAGATACCGAGTTCGACTCTCGGCGGGTGGAATCCGCAATTTCGCGGTGGGAGAAACGACCATGGAGATTGCCGCGTGAAACGATCGCTGATGATTGCCCGATTTCCGGGTGGAGATGTCGAGCATCCCGATTGCGTCGATTGGCTGTTGCAGGCGTATGCCTGGGCCAAAGATGAACCGACGATTTCGGAAATCGGGCTGTGGCGGATGAATGACACGCCGGTGAGCATGAGCCGAAACGCGGCCATCGCCACCGCCCAGCACAAGCATTTTGACTATGTGCTGATGGTCGATTCCGACATGGCCCCGGATTGCGAACCGGGTGGCAAACCGTTCTTGCCCACCGCGTGGCAATTCGCGTTAGCGCACGATGGCCCCTGTTTGGTCGGTGCCCCGTATTGTTCCGGGCCACCGATCGAGAAAGCGTTGGCCTATCGCTGGAACGCAGAGCCCAACGGCACGCCGCGCCTGGAGGAATACTCCCGCGAGGAAGCGGCCCAGCGAACCGGCATCGAGCGAGTCGCCGCGCTAGCCACCGGACTCATGCTCATCGATATGCGGGCGATCGCCAAACTGACGCCGCCTTACTTCCACTACGAGTTCACCGACTCGCGCCAGGTGCGAAAAGCCAGCACCGAGGACATCGTTTTCACGCGGGATTTGTCAATTGCTGGCGTGCCCTTGTTCATCAATTGGGAATCTTGGGCAGGCCATTGGAAGGCGAAATTGGTCCGCAAACCGGAGGTGCTGCATGTCTCGGAAGCGCAAAGCCGATTGGCGACGCTCCTGCGGACGCGGGAAGCCTCCAACGCACCGGAAGCGATTCCACCAGTCGCGCCAGTGGTGGCAGCGG
This DNA window, taken from Tuwongella immobilis, encodes the following:
- a CDS encoding phage minor head protein, with protein sequence MPIDPRHGRRIPSGAGISRLLRAVFARQLREVRAAIAAGNPTPNLARWNSVLVDHIQPMLTLHWHQGGHDAIRRIRQAVRIRERSVSGMRLKSDPSLLASLPLDFDVFRPQVLLAIQQAALQFAASTNATSTRQIDTARQKLREELAAGLEQGEAIARLSQRVQSIFVDPVRATSIAMTEASRAMHAGQIMAAKETGIVSGKRWLASSDSCPRCQALDNQVVGLDEPFHVDSRGGPYAVIDHAPLHPHCMCTVIEVLS
- a CDS encoding phage portal protein — encoded protein: MGKRSAIIRVWDALRFGAKAAADAFRSGKSPGERQMAGMLGGFRYGTTLGGWTGNPLEQIRHYNHWVYRAIDCIGRMVATHPPSVARISNRADAPKGMGTKRINAANSKRVPIHARKKALTTLMPHEELEYLDSNHPLVRLLRDPNEPDTGGDLWRELIMFLELTGLGYLWPVENGAGQVCELWVMPSHWVFPVSLGKDRLIDYYEIRPFDAASGGRAASPAIFDADDLIAFRYKSPLSKTGGHAPMQAGAEIIDVYESIQASRFFACKHGANVGSVIQIPTDINPTDQDIRRIEEQWFQRFAGETGFDRPMILPPGATLSRPPGDHELAYIQSADQMRDYVLGIWGITKSIAGFVEDVNRAAFIAAMSQFCSHVINPRTHYIGDVLSEKLCPRFDSDLRAWWDDLTPSDPDTERSDTEMLLRNGCMTPNEARSRYGLEPYEHGGDDPLVAMGLAPLPLNTGEIPDETLLRQPDPHATSETDVATDADSDGDGLAQDADLNADVAAALRHWRCSPKGHGAET
- a CDS encoding HK97 family phage prohead protease, whose amino-acid sequence is MPDMPESPKLLLPPQSLISGVVKDAVVSLDIGKMSAQAVISSRAVDREFEIVEPEAFSLINYRKNPVVFFNHQQLPFPVGTSESPEKSLSVMVEADRVLATCYFSQVLPEAELIYRLVEEKTIRATSIGFMSLESVRLSDEESQKLGAKWPIYVHKKIDLTEWSWVGVGCNQEAISRHLANGRIGSKQLTPALIKTLEPYRLESPAMVVVPADVGKFPRRKSQSIQSQSVSNPPQPASDIAMPQKPKTPTTTKSADAVPPGATAMQTLYALTRSCLAKVDELMPLNERQEIIEELRSFRKLNREYANGLIERSANLYPDIEFEMELIPDDDDKDDDSDSDDDDADKSDDADDGDKSGDSDDDADDKSDDSDDDAKSDDSDDDEKAIQLLDAITAKILGSAAKLS
- a CDS encoding phage major capsid protein; the protein is MPKPKKKSSGKKPLLDALNRLNDAVTQATANTAAGEPAPTAPANPAAAKSTPQYAPGQNPGQLFGIVKGALPKDSAPYSYANIYRAIAEKDWSHAKGERLVHEDLVAAGFALPQNGGILVPLDPYAIEQTSPGLKGLVAKMALGAAAYEAAAKKGAKALSAFGDDTTGGALVMPQMANSIIELMRPQVVVERAGAQTITLPPSGQLVMARQTTDPSFTWIGGENKTIADSEPNLGNLILSAKRAAGLVVMSNDSLRYTNPSIEVIVRNSLAARGAIFEDKAFLEGAGSSFEPRGIINHTGITPHTANTVGANGNTFSFEDPAVMISKVFAANDPTGPTAFIMRPELFAALSNRRADSVTAGDGKGASLFWLTMGDLAKGLPDRLRNVPVLQSTQISNTRVKGTGTTLTYTLLGNFRHALIARYGVMEMAMDQSGNYFANDQTAIRCIMRVDFALTQEKPFVFCDQLLIG